From one Fusobacterium simiae genomic stretch:
- a CDS encoding autotransporter domain-containing protein — protein sequence MFRKKYLFVLALLVTTISYAEDFNISQETKKESKEVLKHEKEDNSRLGSFAVSGNAIVFQRDGLLNNNGFLKGSINAIGEDTKNDKSKKGEIIVTAQGNGVSSVGYSPYSNKKDVDKKINLIRNNGYISGEANLTGGNAETHGALEEVYSVANGISGLVLADFGNSATGGGGDTGRVDGVGGASRGARVKSVSSAIVKTLATVTTQNKVGEIKKTDPADFHGKNNKFTLGDITNMGTISGKAILKTKEGYIKPDSEAFGGNMAMSPQWRTINATSTANGIANMAYLTTIDKYTYSEDKVNGAYIKSIKNSGNILGEAEAKTGSLATLNNIRAYATANGISSVAYSNNFVKSLTEATIDRVENAGDISGKLKAEVGHNTSRGIHEYSQALVTGSANGISVYSRSSNGQMKNSRAVLGELSNTGSISGDLYAKGGSGYGEARADIKSSGNGIAVYTESSVKKETKIGSINNEGMITGKAVIYGGKDKRAMNDKTLRDKIFHVPLTNNISGYSLPNEDVEADKAAVAEMKKYEKEKANELENNIIKYEKLIGDKEKEILEKSPKKPEISESDKKDRDNTFKRYLRDEIREQENLIWSGYNETVVAEAKKRKDELKELQNNATDEQKNKFLEEYKGELEKKLLIQGLQLYQKREINQKLEKLKDILAKNKDINVPDSPEILALKKEKKKLENGLAVLQKEKKDIENDHIAANVNTVTGMEASGNGISINDGSQNGVTLGNFKNSGVISGETEIHHGHSQRKYTRIAHKNSGAGVAIGGDTNTKIENTGIISGTEFALLAKGKRSDAFGIDKKSVTYESGFKGGVDNYGILAGRIIIGGYQSAHTGSHGEWGAIEEDYAYFETIYKDEKHYNNKGIFLVLDRDGEVRKVIGKDENATYNGRTIKNVLDKDGTYTEDTSNKIINGVGKNGVVVAKENQNKNIDNSIVNGFKTAVKVEKNGTAKISNSTINANGFGKSYAILGDEGANKVEITGKSIINGKIDLGAGDDTLTISGTSKLNREVDLGTGNNTLSFGKREDGARTLSYSTLSTNSSNTPVFNGTIKNANKVEVNENTALSSSSRVSGVNELSIANGKTLDYHFAGKENQAFADLAGSNRVLKVNGNGKVNLVPIGDKVQIGYEKDLLGFTFGTNNSSSNGGNNNSGNNNSNNGNSGNNNNNSGNNGNNGNNSNPGNNNGNFFVDPRLTPFEKYSKGAFDAYITDYRATGIDFLKDYKSSQAVFKDYLYNLTNNNTVGYLKDSAIDTMLAYHKAGINNNFVKKGQLAVSGETFNIRNKYYENNKVQSNGALAEITYGINDNTNIGLNIGGGQTKVKSSNENLKSEVLVFGVNAKYKLKNFSWQNEISYGRIKPKKYSALDTYSLYSQLGYSIPLSKTWSLTPKVSVFLSKVKQKEMTTNNIKVAKDDDTFIETTVGTELNKKFIFGSNGLTFGVGVDYSMVKDLDNSKAHFVGGSTEFDLRNYDRKNRATAEIKLGYEHISGVTATFRFRKNKDITSSGFGIGYKF from the coding sequence ATGTTTAGAAAAAAGTATTTATTTGTATTAGCTCTTCTTGTTACAACAATTTCTTATGCAGAGGATTTTAATATTTCTCAAGAAACTAAAAAAGAATCAAAAGAAGTATTAAAACATGAAAAAGAAGATAATAGTAGGTTAGGTTCATTTGCAGTAAGTGGAAATGCCATTGTATTTCAAAGAGATGGTTTGCTAAATAATAACGGATTTTTAAAAGGTAGTATAAATGCAATTGGAGAAGACACTAAAAATGATAAGTCTAAAAAAGGTGAAATAATAGTTACTGCTCAAGGAAATGGAGTTTCAAGTGTAGGATATTCTCCTTATAGTAATAAAAAAGATGTTGATAAAAAAATAAATTTAATAAGAAATAATGGATATATATCAGGGGAAGCAAATTTAACTGGTGGAAATGCTGAAACACATGGTGCATTAGAGGAAGTATATTCAGTTGCAAATGGGATATCAGGTTTAGTATTAGCTGATTTTGGTAACTCAGCCACAGGTGGAGGAGGAGACACAGGTAGAGTAGACGGAGTTGGTGGAGCAAGTAGGGGAGCAAGAGTCAAATCTGTAAGTTCAGCAATTGTAAAAACATTAGCTACTGTAACTACTCAAAATAAGGTAGGAGAAATTAAAAAGACGGATCCTGCTGATTTTCACGGAAAGAATAATAAATTTACATTAGGGGATATTACAAATATGGGAACTATATCTGGAAAAGCTATATTAAAAACAAAGGAAGGATATATAAAACCGGATTCTGAAGCCTTTGGTGGAAATATGGCTATGTCTCCACAATGGAGAACTATAAATGCTACATCAACAGCAAATGGTATAGCTAATATGGCATATCTGACAACAATAGATAAATATACTTATTCAGAGGATAAAGTAAATGGAGCATATATAAAAAGTATAAAAAATTCTGGAAATATATTAGGAGAAGCAGAAGCTAAAACAGGTTCATTAGCAACTTTAAATAATATAAGAGCTTATGCCACAGCAAATGGTATATCATCAGTGGCATATTCAAACAATTTTGTTAAAAGTTTAACAGAGGCAACAATAGATAGAGTAGAAAATGCAGGAGATATTTCTGGTAAATTAAAAGCAGAAGTTGGACATAATACTTCAAGAGGAATACATGAATATTCACAAGCTCTTGTAACAGGGTCAGCAAATGGAATTTCTGTATATAGTAGATCAAGTAATGGACAAATGAAAAATTCAAGAGCTGTTTTAGGAGAATTATCTAACACAGGTTCTATATCAGGAGATCTATATGCCAAAGGAGGCTCTGGCTATGGAGAAGCAAGAGCAGATATAAAATCTTCTGGAAATGGGATTGCAGTCTATACAGAAAGCAGTGTGAAAAAAGAAACTAAGATAGGAAGTATAAATAATGAAGGTATGATAACAGGGAAAGCTGTTATTTATGGTGGAAAAGATAAAAGAGCTATGAATGATAAAACATTAAGAGATAAAATTTTCCATGTACCTTTAACAAATAATATTTCAGGATACTCATTACCAAATGAAGATGTAGAAGCTGATAAAGCTGCTGTTGCTGAAATGAAAAAATATGAAAAAGAAAAGGCTAATGAATTAGAAAATAATATAATAAAATATGAAAAATTAATAGGAGATAAAGAAAAAGAAATATTAGAAAAAAGTCCTAAAAAACCAGAAATAAGTGAAAGTGATAAAAAAGATAGAGATAATACTTTTAAAAGATATTTAAGAGATGAAATCAGAGAACAAGAAAATTTGATATGGAGTGGATATAATGAAACAGTAGTAGCTGAGGCTAAAAAAAGAAAAGATGAACTTAAAGAATTACAAAATAATGCAACAGATGAGCAAAAAAATAAATTTTTAGAAGAATATAAGGGTGAATTAGAAAAAAAATTATTAATACAAGGACTTCAACTATATCAAAAAAGAGAGATAAATCAAAAACTTGAAAAATTAAAAGATATTTTAGCTAAGAATAAAGATATTAATGTTCCAGATAGCCCTGAAATATTAGCTTTAAAGAAAGAAAAAAAGAAATTAGAAAATGGATTAGCAGTTCTTCAAAAAGAAAAGAAAGATATAGAAAATGACCATATAGCAGCCAATGTTAATACAGTAACAGGAATGGAAGCTAGTGGAAATGGAATATCAATAAACGATGGAAGTCAAAATGGAGTTACACTTGGAAACTTTAAAAATAGTGGGGTAATAAGTGGTGAAACAGAAATACACCATGGTCATTCTCAAAGAAAATACACAAGAATTGCTCATAAAAATAGTGGTGCTGGTGTAGCTATTGGAGGAGATACAAATACTAAGATAGAAAATACTGGTATAATATCTGGAACAGAGTTTGCTCTTTTAGCCAAAGGGAAAAGAAGTGATGCTTTTGGAATAGATAAAAAAAGCGTAACTTATGAATCAGGTTTTAAAGGTGGAGTAGATAACTATGGTATCCTAGCTGGAAGAATAATTATAGGTGGCTATCAATCTGCACACACAGGATCTCATGGAGAATGGGGAGCAATAGAAGAAGATTATGCTTATTTTGAAACTATATATAAAGATGAAAAACACTATAATAATAAAGGAATATTCTTAGTTCTTGATAGAGATGGAGAGGTAAGAAAAGTTATAGGTAAAGATGAAAATGCAACTTATAATGGTAGAACAATAAAAAATGTTTTAGATAAAGATGGAACATATACAGAAGATACAAGCAACAAAATTATAAATGGTGTCGGAAAAAATGGAGTTGTAGTTGCAAAAGAAAATCAAAATAAAAATATTGATAATAGTATAGTTAATGGATTTAAAACAGCAGTAAAAGTTGAAAAAAATGGAACAGCAAAAATTTCAAATTCAACTATAAATGCCAATGGTTTTGGAAAGTCTTATGCTATCTTAGGAGATGAAGGGGCAAATAAAGTTGAAATAACAGGTAAATCTATTATAAATGGTAAAATTGACTTAGGTGCTGGAGATGATACTCTAACTATAAGTGGAACTTCAAAATTAAATAGAGAAGTTGATTTAGGAACTGGTAACAATACATTATCATTTGGAAAAAGAGAAGATGGGGCTAGAACATTATCTTATTCAACATTAAGCACTAATTCATCAAATACTCCTGTATTTAATGGAACAATAAAAAATGCAAACAAAGTTGAAGTAAATGAAAATACAGCACTATCTTCAAGTTCAAGAGTAAGTGGAGTTAATGAATTAAGCATTGCTAATGGAAAAACATTAGATTATCATTTTGCTGGAAAAGAAAATCAAGCTTTTGCTGATTTAGCTGGAAGTAATAGAGTTTTAAAAGTAAATGGAAATGGAAAAGTAAATCTTGTTCCTATTGGAGACAAAGTTCAAATAGGATATGAAAAAGATTTATTAGGTTTCACTTTTGGAACAAATAATAGTTCTAGCAATGGTGGAAATAATAACTCAGGTAACAATAATTCTAATAATGGAAATTCTGGAAATAACAATAATAATTCAGGTAATAATGGCAACAATGGAAATAATAGCAATCCAGGTAATAATAATGGGAATTTCTTTGTTGACCCAAGACTTACTCCATTTGAAAAATATTCAAAGGGTGCTTTTGATGCCTATATAACTGATTACAGAGCAACAGGAATAGATTTCTTAAAAGATTATAAATCAAGTCAAGCTGTATTTAAAGATTACCTATATAATCTAACAAATAATAATACAGTTGGGTATTTAAAAGATTCAGCAATAGACACTATGTTAGCATACCATAAAGCAGGAATTAATAATAATTTTGTTAAAAAAGGTCAACTTGCAGTAAGTGGAGAAACTTTTAACATTAGAAACAAATATTATGAAAATAATAAGGTTCAATCTAATGGTGCCTTAGCTGAAATAACTTATGGAATAAATGATAACACTAATATAGGATTAAATATTGGTGGAGGACAAACTAAGGTTAAATCATCAAATGAAAATCTAAAATCAGAAGTTTTAGTATTTGGTGTAAATGCAAAATATAAATTGAAGAATTTCTCTTGGCAAAATGAAATATCTTATGGAAGAATAAAACCTAAAAAATATTCAGCCTTAGATACTTATTCTCTATATTCTCAATTAGGATATAGTATTCCATTATCTAAAACTTGGAGTTTAACACCAAAAGTATCTGTTTTTCTTTCAAAAGTTAAGCAAAAAGAAATGACGACTAATAATATAAAAGTTGCAAAAGATGATGATACTTTTATTGAAACAACTGTTGGAACAGAATTAAATAAAAAGTTTATATTTGGAAGCAATGGGCTAACTTTTGGAGTAGGTGTAGATTATTCAATGGTTAAAGATTTAGATAATTCTAAGGCTCATTTTGTAGGTGGAAGCACAGAATTTGATTTAAGAAACTATGATAGAAAAAATAGAGCTACTGCTGAAATAAAACTTGGATATGAACATATAAGTGGTGTAACTGCTACATTTAGATTTAGAAAAAATAAAGATATAACAAGTTCAGGTTTTGGAATAGGATATAAGTTCTAA
- a CDS encoding winged helix-turn-helix transcriptional regulator, with translation MDKNKKYNCFFEFTLDIVGGKWKPIILYYISINSVARHSELKRFIPSINERMLTRQLRELEEDNLIERKVYPVVPPKVEYRLTEYGNTLIPILKSLVLWGKNYAQSIKFDNFKMDLPEK, from the coding sequence ATGGATAAAAATAAAAAATATAATTGCTTTTTTGAATTTACACTGGATATAGTAGGTGGAAAATGGAAACCAATTATTTTATATTATATAAGTATAAATTCTGTGGCTAGACATAGTGAACTAAAAAGATTTATTCCAAGTATAAATGAAAGAATGCTTACTAGACAATTAAGAGAATTAGAAGAGGATAATCTAATAGAGAGAAAAGTTTATCCTGTTGTTCCTCCAAAGGTGGAATATAGACTAACAGAATATGGAAATACTTTAATACCTATCTTAAAATCTCTTGTATTATGGGGAAAAAACTATGCACAGTCAATAAAATTTGATAACTTTAAGATGGATTTACCTGAAAAATAG